The Petrotoga mexicana DSM 14811 DNA segment TCGATGAATCCAACAAAAAGAACACCTAAATGAACTTTGGATACATCTTCATCGTTATCGTTGATTATTCCTTTGTAAACATATTTATATGAATTGGTAATCCATAATTCTTCATTAATTTCACGATCCATTCCGTTGAAAAAGGTTTGTTCCATGGTAATACCCTTATCCCCTTTGTTTATGTGGCCCCCTATTCCTATTGATATTTTGTTGTGAAGCCTTTTTTCTCCTTGATTTTGTGTTCTTTTTAAAACTAAAATTTTGTCTTCGTAGTTTTTGAACACTACATAAGGTATGATTTGTTTGTAATTATAATCGTTTTCTATTTCATCTCTTTCGTGGAAATTACCGCTTTCTAATATTTCTACGAAATCGCTAAATTTTATTTTAAAAAAATTATTGTTGAACGAAGATATTTTTTCTACAATTTTTATGGTGGGAATAGCTAAAATCTGTTCACTCATTCTATAATCTCCATTGTTATATTATCGTTCGTGTAAATACATATTTCACCGGCTATTTTTATGGCTTTTTTTGCGATTTCCTCAGCATCTAAGTCCGTGTTTCTTAACAGAGCCATTGCTGCAGCGTATGCATAAGGTCCACCGGAACCTATTGCAATTGCATCTTCTTGTGGTTCCATAACTTCGCCATTACCAGAAATTAAAAAGATATTTTCTTTGTCGGCAACCAATAATAATGCCTCAAGTCTTCTAAGTGCTTTGTCCATGCGCCATTCTTTAGTCAGTTCTACAGCTGCTTTCATAAGATTACCGTGTGAAGATTTATACTTTCCTTCAAATCTTTCATACAAAGCGAGGGCATCTGCTACGGATCCAGCGAAACCTGATATTACTTTTCCTTCGCCCAATCTTCGCACTTTTTTGGCGTTGCCTTTAAAGACTGTTTCTCCCATTGTTACTTGTCCATCACCACATATTACAGTTTTTCCATTTCTTTTTACTCCTAATATTGTTGTCCCATGAAAATCCATAAATTGTATTTCCTCCTTGCACTCACATTTTTTTATTTAGAAACTCTAAAACCTTGGTAGATAGCGCCCCTTCGCCCCGCTGCCCACCCATAAGGATAAAAGTTCTTTGTCTTTCGTCCCGCTGCCCGCCCAAAAACACTTTGCTACGCTATCGTCTATTCATTTTCAAAAACTAATTTTTGTGGGTTGTTTTATATGATTTTTTATTATTATATCTATTAAATCATCAAAGCTAATTCCTGCAGCTATTGCGGATGTAGGAAGATCACTTAATTTCGTTAAACCAGGTACAGTGTTTATTTCTAAAACGTAAATTTCATCACCTTTTAAGATTGCATCGATCCTAAACATATCTTTAAAAGTAAGTATTTTCATGACTTGAGTTCCTATGTAATTTACTTTTTGTATGATTTTTTCAGGTGAATTAAGCTGTGGCTTGAGTTCAGTTAACCCGTTAGTGTATTTTGCTTCATAATCATAGAATTCTTTTTTTGGAAGAATTTCAAGGATTGGTAGTAGTATGAACTCATCATTTTTCTGAATATAAGATATCGTTATTTCCCGACCTTTTATGTATTCTTGAACCAGAACTTCCTGAAATTCTTTCAAATTTTTTTCTAAATAGAATCTGTATTCATTTTCGTTGTGGATGATGTATACTCCTTTGCTTGATCCACTTTTTCGAGGTTTGATGATAAAAGGGTACTGAAAAGGCGGTAATATCAATTTGTTGGTTAAGATTGTTTGAGGCATTTGTATATAATTTTTAAATAGAGTATAGAATATAAATTTATCGTATGTGGCTACACATGTTTCAGAGTTAGAACATGTGTAGTCTATCCCTAATATGTCCAACAAAGAAGATAATCTTCCGTCTTCTCCATAATCTCCATGCACTACATTGAAGGCGAATTTATAATTTCGAATTTTATTTATAAAATCATCATCTATTAAATCTAGTATCAGTGGTTGATGACCTAAATTATTTATAGAATTAAAAACATTTTTTGCACTTCTAAAGGCAATTTCTCTCTCTATAGATTTCCCACCTGTAATGATTGGGATGTCCATTGTTTTTTCTCCTTTTTTATTTTCTACGTTGACTTTGTTAATTGTTTGATTTCTTCGATTTCAAAATATGTTTTGTCATTCTGACAGTATAACTTTTCTTTTCCTCTTAGGGTTTTGTAGAATAGTGTTTCTCCACAGTTGGGGCAACTGTACTCTGAAGGTTCGTACCAATACAATGTTCCACAAGAATCACATTTGAAATAAGTTTTTCCTTTTTTGCTTCTCAATTTTATGACATCACCGCCACAGTTGGGGCACTTTCCTCGTGCTTTTACATTACGGGTATATTTACAATCTGGGTAGTTACTACATGCTATAAATTCTCCAAATTTCCCGTGTTTTAATATGAGATCTCCACCACAGATGGGACATTTTTCACCTATTTTGTTCTCTTCTTTGTTTAATTTTAAAGTTTCTTGTAGATATTCTTTTATGTATAATTTGTCTTTTATTGTCACTCCAAATGATTCCGCAGGAATTTTCTGAGTTTCCTTGCATTTCTCACAAGATAAATATAGACCGTATCGTCCAAAATTTAATTTCATGTTTTTACCGCATTTTTCGCAGGGTACATCGCTTTCGTAATGCAAAACTTTTTGTTTGTTTTTTATATTATTTGAAGCAGTGGTAAGGAACTTTTCAAATTCATTATAGAATTGCTCTAAAACTACTTTACTTTTGTTTTTCCCATCTTCTATCTTATCAAGGTTTGCTTCCATGTTTGCGGTAAATTTTACA contains these protein-coding regions:
- a CDS encoding NUDIX hydrolase; its protein translation is MSEQILAIPTIKIVEKISSFNNNFFKIKFSDFVEILESGNFHERDEIENDYNYKQIIPYVVFKNYEDKILVLKRTQNQGEKRLHNKISIGIGGHINKGDKGITMEQTFFNGMDREINEELWITNSYKYVYKGIINDNDEDVSKVHLGVLFVGFI
- the hslV gene encoding ATP-dependent protease subunit HslV; the protein is MDFHGTTILGVKRNGKTVICGDGQVTMGETVFKGNAKKVRRLGEGKVISGFAGSVADALALYERFEGKYKSSHGNLMKAAVELTKEWRMDKALRRLEALLLVADKENIFLISGNGEVMEPQEDAIAIGSGGPYAYAAAMALLRNTDLDAEEIAKKAIKIAGEICIYTNDNITMEIIE
- a CDS encoding ATP-grasp domain-containing protein; the protein is MDIPIITGGKSIEREIAFRSAKNVFNSINNLGHQPLILDLIDDDFINKIRNYKFAFNVVHGDYGEDGRLSSLLDILGIDYTCSNSETCVATYDKFIFYTLFKNYIQMPQTILTNKLILPPFQYPFIIKPRKSGSSKGVYIIHNENEYRFYLEKNLKEFQEVLVQEYIKGREITISYIQKNDEFILLPILEILPKKEFYDYEAKYTNGLTELKPQLNSPEKIIQKVNYIGTQVMKILTFKDMFRIDAILKGDEIYVLEINTVPGLTKLSDLPTSAIAAGISFDDLIDIIIKNHIKQPTKISF